In the Euphorbia lathyris chromosome 5, ddEupLath1.1, whole genome shotgun sequence genome, one interval contains:
- the LOC136230717 gene encoding GDSL esterase/lipase At3g26430-like produces the protein MEGEGSKYLLLGLVLGSVLSSSNPVESKSACDFPAIFNFGDSNSDTGGLSAAFGQAPSPHGETFFHHPAGRYSDGRLIIDFIAESLGLPFLSAYLDSMGSNFSHGVNFATAGSTIRPQNTTMSQSGYSPISLNVQLVQYSDFQKRSHNYTTQGGVFATLLPKADYFTKGLYTFDIGQNDLTAGYKLNLTTDQVKANVPDIISQFSNVIKSVYEKGGRSFRIHNTGPVGCYPYTLDRFVITTEQLDKYGCAIPYNGVSEYFNQRLKEAVVQLRKDLPLATLTYIDIYSLKYNLITHANELGFKEPFITCCGHGGKYNYNTSARCGARKIVNGKEEIIANSCKDPSIKIIWDGVHFTEAANKWIFLQFLNGSFSDPPTPLHLSCP, from the exons ATGGAAGGAGAAGGATCCAAATATTTGCTACTAGGATTGGTTTTAGGATCAGTGCTATCATCTTCAAACCCAGTAGAATCTAAATCGGCGTGTGATTTTCCGGCGATATTCAACTTCGGCGACTCCAATTCTGATACCGGTGGTTTGTCGGCAGCATTTGGACAAGCTCCTTCACCCCATGGTGAGACTTTCTTCCACCACCCGGCTGGTCGCTACTCCGATGGCCGCCTCATCATTGATTTTATCG CCGAAAGCCTAGGACTACCATTTCTGAGTGCATATTTGGATTCAATGGGGTCAAACTTCAGCCATGGAGTCAATTTTGCAACAGCTGGTTCAACCATAAGGCCACAAAACACAACCATGTCTCAAAGTGGTTATAGTCCAATTTCATTAAATGTACAACTCGTTCAGTACTCTGATTTTCAGAAAAGATCTCACAACTACACTACCCAAg GTGGAGTATTTGCAACATTGTTGCCTAAGGCAGATTACTTCACAAAAGGTTTGTATACATTTGATATCGGGCAAAATGATCTCACAGCTGGTTATAAGCTCAACTTGACTACTGATCAAGTTAAAGCAAATGTCCCCGACATCATTTCCCAATTCTCCAATGTTATTAAA TCGGTGTATGAAAAGGGAGGAAGATCATTTCGGATACATAATACGGGGCCCGTGGGGTGTTATCCGTACACTTTGGATAGGTTTGTAATAACAACCGAGCAACTAGATAAATACGGATGTGCTATTCCATATAATGGTGTGTCTGAGTATTTCAACCAGAGATTGAAAGAAGCTGTTGTTCAACTCAGGAAAGATCTTCCTCTTGCTACTCTTACTTATATTGATATCTACTCTTTGAAGTATAATCTTATCACCCATGCCAATGAATTAG GTTTTAAGGAACCTTTTATAACATGTTGTGGACATGGAGGAAAGTACAATTACAACACAAGTGCAAGATGTGGTGCAAGAAAGATTGTGAATGGAAAAGAGGAAATAATAGCAAATTCTTGCAAAGATCcatcaattaaaataatatgGGATGGAGTTCATTTTACTGAGGCTGCTAACAAATGGATCTTCCTCCAATTTCTTAATGGCTCTTTTTCAGATCCACCTACTCCTTTACATCTCTCTTGTCCATAA